The following are encoded in a window of Candidatus Oleimmundimicrobium sp. genomic DNA:
- a CDS encoding D-alanyl-D-alanine carboxypeptidase family protein: protein MKSKKCKFLTFIKFTAVIFLAFIVSLSQPWPVLASVDPLQTSASSGLLMDAETGRVLWEKEPNIKRSVASTTKMMTGIVTIENASFDEIITISSLAADVGEAEIYLSPGEKRSVEDLLYGVLLKSGNDAAAALAEHVGGSVEDFVKMMNEKANKLGTKNTHFMNPTGLEQDGHYSSAYDLALIARYCLQNEKFAEIVSTEKHTIPWPDNPYPRVLTNHNKLVLEYDYIKGVKTGYTKKAGYCLVALATKDGKKVISVVLNAPTSEDCYTDSKKILDYGLNEFEMRKIVRKGESVELIPLIVWKDRLNLVADKDFYLLTKKEHPELIKIISVKYPKLPVSKGQKIGEIQIFDEQQELGKVSLLADKNIFKSGFLEQFLDHIQSFFEILWKK from the coding sequence ATGAAGAGTAAAAAATGCAAGTTTTTAACATTTATCAAATTTACTGCAGTTATCTTCCTAGCGTTTATTGTTTCTCTTTCTCAGCCATGGCCGGTTTTAGCAAGCGTTGACCCTCTGCAAACTAGCGCTTCTTCAGGATTATTAATGGATGCAGAAACAGGACGAGTTCTTTGGGAAAAAGAACCGAATATTAAGCGTTCCGTGGCAAGCACAACCAAGATGATGACGGGTATTGTCACCATCGAAAACGCTTCCTTTGATGAAATTATTACAATCAGCTCTTTGGCCGCAGATGTTGGTGAGGCGGAGATTTATCTTTCTCCTGGCGAAAAGAGATCCGTTGAAGATCTTTTGTACGGAGTGCTTTTAAAATCGGGTAACGATGCTGCGGCTGCTTTAGCTGAGCATGTTGGAGGAAGCGTCGAAGATTTTGTGAAAATGATGAACGAAAAGGCCAATAAATTAGGGACAAAAAATACTCACTTTATGAACCCGACAGGCCTAGAACAAGATGGACATTATTCATCGGCCTATGATCTTGCGTTAATAGCAAGATATTGCCTGCAAAATGAGAAATTTGCGGAAATTGTATCAACAGAAAAGCACACCATTCCTTGGCCAGATAATCCTTATCCTCGTGTTTTAACGAATCATAATAAGCTTGTTTTAGAATATGATTACATTAAAGGTGTTAAGACTGGATACACCAAAAAAGCAGGTTATTGTCTCGTAGCTTTGGCTACGAAGGATGGTAAAAAAGTAATTTCTGTAGTTTTAAATGCACCGACAAGCGAAGACTGTTATACAGATTCCAAGAAAATTTTAGATTATGGACTCAACGAGTTTGAAATGAGAAAAATTGTGAGAAAGGGAGAATCGGTTGAGTTAATACCGCTTATTGTATGGAAAGATAGATTAAACTTAGTTGCGGATAAAGATTTTTATTTACTGACCAAAAAAGAACATCCTGAATTAATTAAAATCATTTCAGTTAAATACCCGAAACTTCCTGTTTCTAAAGGTCAAAAGATTGGAGAAATACAAATTTTTGATGAACAGCAAGAATTAGGCAAGGTTAGCCTACTGGCTGATAAAAATATTTTCAAAAGTGGTTTTTTAGAGCAATTTCTCGACCACATACAGTCTTTTTTTGAAATTTTATGGAAAAAATAA
- a CDS encoding FHA domain-containing protein — protein MFCKKCGYKNKDLDEFCQKCGSQLKENTNPEKTISFKPITDKQKEVEVGINEVPEEGALLIVKKGSTAGQKFLLNKDKITIGRHLGSDIFLDDITVSRKHAEINFDSEGAILRDMGSLNGTYINNELVEEVRLKNTNEIQIGRFKLVFLTKPR, from the coding sequence GTGTTTTGCAAAAAGTGTGGATATAAAAACAAAGATTTGGATGAATTTTGCCAAAAATGTGGCTCTCAATTAAAAGAAAACACAAACCCAGAAAAGACAATATCTTTTAAACCCATTACAGATAAACAAAAAGAAGTTGAGGTGGGGATTAATGAAGTGCCTGAAGAAGGGGCACTTTTGATAGTTAAAAAAGGTTCAACTGCCGGACAAAAATTTTTGTTGAATAAAGACAAAATCACGATTGGGAGGCATCTTGGAAGCGATATTTTCTTAGATGATATAACAGTTTCGAGAAAACATGCTGAGATAAATTTTGATTCCGAGGGGGCAATATTAAGAGATATGGGGAGCTTGAATGGCACCTATATTAATAATGAGTTGGTAGAAGAAGTCAGATTAAAGAACACCAATGAAATTCAAATTGGAAGATTTAAGCTGGTTTTTTTAACTAAACCAAGATAG
- a CDS encoding MerR family transcriptional regulator, producing MFRSSERDYATISEVVKELRKDYPDLSISKVRYLEEEGLIKPERTSGGYRKFKPVDVDKLRTILRLQKDNFLPLNIIKSKLKSLSFGKEVYSDTAENLASSLDEETIYQEQKGVKIDDVPNISNLSFEEIKRLETYNILQPEETEEGKVYSSVDVKIMKIVKQLADFGIEPRHIRFYENFAEREASFYQQILLPSFKQKSEEGKIKAMEELSALIKLTQELKNLLLQKSIKNYFQTS from the coding sequence GTGTTTAGGTCTTCCGAGAGAGATTATGCAACAATTAGCGAAGTTGTTAAGGAGCTTCGTAAAGATTACCCTGATCTTTCAATAAGTAAAGTTAGATATTTAGAGGAAGAAGGGTTGATTAAGCCGGAGAGAACCTCGGGCGGTTATAGAAAATTTAAACCAGTGGATGTAGATAAACTTCGAACAATATTGCGACTGCAAAAAGACAATTTTCTTCCTTTAAATATAATAAAATCCAAACTTAAGTCGCTTTCGTTTGGCAAAGAAGTTTATTCGGATACAGCAGAAAATTTAGCATCATCTTTAGATGAAGAGACTATTTATCAGGAACAAAAAGGGGTAAAAATAGACGATGTTCCCAATATATCTAATTTGTCTTTTGAGGAAATTAAAAGACTTGAGACATACAATATACTTCAACCCGAAGAAACCGAAGAAGGGAAAGTATATAGCTCCGTTGATGTAAAAATAATGAAAATTGTAAAACAATTAGCAGATTTTGGCATAGAACCTCGTCACATACGTTTTTACGAAAATTTTGCCGAGCGAGAAGCTTCTTTTTACCAACAAATTCTCTTACCCAGTTTTAAGCAAAAAAGTGAGGAAGGTAAAATTAAAGCCATGGAGGAACTTTCTGCTCTTATAAAACTAACACAAGAACTTAAAAATTTACTTTTACAAAAGTCCATAAAAAATTATTTTCAAACCTCTTAG
- a CDS encoding Mut7-C RNAse domain-containing protein, whose amino-acid sequence MERPKFIVNQMCGRLAKWLRLIGYDAVYFSDIAGRELINIAKKESRIILTRDTELIKRSIIAKGIVKALMVNSDNLDVQLAELIKSLKLNCSQSLKRCIECNVELKPIPKSEVKSEVPLHVYKTQNNFSVCPLCGRYYWKGTHWKHIQNKLKNIC is encoded by the coding sequence GTGGAAAGACCAAAATTTATCGTTAATCAGATGTGCGGCCGTCTTGCTAAATGGTTGCGTTTAATAGGTTATGATGCAGTTTATTTTAGTGATATCGCGGGTCGAGAATTGATAAATATTGCCAAAAAGGAAAGTCGGATTATCTTAACTCGAGATACGGAATTAATAAAAAGAAGCATCATTGCAAAAGGTATCGTGAAAGCATTAATGGTAAATTCCGACAATTTGGATGTTCAGCTTGCTGAATTGATTAAAAGTCTTAAATTAAACTGTTCCCAGAGTCTGAAAAGGTGTATTGAGTGTAATGTTGAGCTTAAACCAATTCCTAAGTCTGAAGTAAAAAGCGAAGTTCCTCTTCATGTTTATAAAACACAAAATAATTTCAGTGTTTGTCCATTGTGCGGGAGGTATTACTGGAAAGGGACACATTGGAAACATATTCAGAACAAACTTAAAAATATTTGTTAA
- the ccsA gene encoding cytochrome c biogenesis protein CcsA, which translates to MTLDKCIAHYILATLSQISLLIAGLGSGLYLILKKTSPDSTSKDFFLKKQYKLNLVCLIIGFLFFTTSFIIGLIQAKNLWGAYWSWDVKQIGSVILWFYYFVTLLTIGWLSFFEKKNTTSISSWLMISGIVIMSVNIFVLNIFSKLHHFL; encoded by the coding sequence ATGACACTAGACAAATGCATTGCACATTACATCCTTGCGACACTGAGTCAAATTAGTCTATTAATAGCTGGCCTTGGAAGCGGTTTGTATTTAATTTTAAAAAAGACAAGTCCAGACTCCACTTCAAAGGATTTTTTTTTAAAAAAACAGTACAAACTTAATCTTGTCTGTTTAATTATTGGCTTTCTTTTTTTTACAACCTCTTTTATCATAGGGCTAATACAAGCTAAAAATTTGTGGGGAGCTTATTGGAGTTGGGATGTTAAGCAAATAGGTTCTGTCATCTTGTGGTTTTATTATTTTGTTACCTTGCTGACAATCGGCTGGTTATCGTTTTTTGAAAAGAAAAATACGACCAGCATCTCTTCTTGGCTGATGATAAGCGGGATTGTCATCATGAGTGTTAATATTTTTGTATTGAATATATTCTCTAAATTACATCATTTTCTTTAA